The following nucleotide sequence is from Trifolium pratense cultivar HEN17-A07 linkage group LG2, ARS_RC_1.1, whole genome shotgun sequence.
CGGAACAAATTTCCTATTCCATTGTTTGAATAATGAATTGAATGGAATgaataacaaaattttaatttttttttatcctttttttaaACACATAAATATAGCTTTTTCTAAACTTgttatcaaattaataaaataatgtgatctttttttgtttatttaatatttcaaaattatgcatataaaatatgaaaataaaaatatatgttcaaACATGACTCTAAGTGAAGGTCCTATGGGGAAATTTTTTATGGCAGGAATGGGGGAGAAAGTCCCCACCCCAAAGGTGTTTGAGGATGGGGATAGAATCTCAACCTGTTCTATTTGGATTAAGAAGATTTTGTTTATGCATGATGTTTATTGTTATTACAAAGCTCGTCCCGATAATGcattagttttttgtttttttttttctgttttgcgattaaactttaatttatttgttttacaacattaaaaataatagaaattataTACTTTCTTTAATGATGACGGATTCCTGCCAAAATTGTGGGATCCGCAAGGATAAAGATGgctaaaaaactaaaaataccACCGGAGATAGGAAATGTGGATGGGAATGGTAAACATTTTTTATGATGAGAAAGGGAATGAAAAAAATACTCCCCGCTACCGATCCATGGACATCCCTAAATTATttggcaaaaaaataaaaatatataaattctacttcattgtatttttatttatttatttattttgacaaagtatttttatttatttattaaaactGTAGAAATCGTGCTTTGCCTTGCCTTGCGCACTAGGTAGCAAGTTTTCTaggtaataataatattgactTGAACCAGGAATTTCAATGAACTGCGTCTACAAGTTCAGCCATGCAACATAGTATATAGGATAGGGCCACCGCAATAaccaagctctatataaagatatttggcatgacaatattttcaatcaaacaGTGTTCAAATTTCGAACCAGATCACCTATGAAATTCGTAGGGACTGTAATAAGCAATTTGTAATCACCTCAATCTGCAGGTTCTAAATCAACTAGTCGagcaaaataaattttgaatgaTGCCAATATACATGGGAAATGTACCAAACCATTAAAAATTGGTGATAGGAACATAGAACCATGAACGAACTCAGAATTACTGACAACACATGCTACTCTTAGCAGGGATTTCTTGTGCAGGACCAGGAACAATAATCTTCTTGCCAGATAGAGATGCCGAGTTGCCATTTCCCTGATTCTCATCAGCAGCCAGGTTCTTCTTGTTGACAACGTTAAATATTTCTGTCAAAACAGTCATGAAGGCTGTCTCAACGTTAGTTGATTCCAGTGCGGAGGTCTCTAAGAAAAATAAACCTTCTTTCTCAGCAAATTCTTTAGCATCCTCGGTGGGTACAGCACGCTGGTCCTCAAGATCACTTTTGTTTCCTATAAGAATGATGACTATATTCTTATCAGCATGGTTACGCAATTCTTCTAACCATCTAGGTATGTGATCAAAGCTCGGACGTTTGGTAATGTCATAAACCAGCATTGCCCCAACAGCACCCCTGTAGTATGCACTTGTAACAGCCCTATATCTGCAGGTTAaaccatttatatatatatatcagggAAAACTGCAACCAATATTTGATATGCTTGTAATTTAATAACTATTGATGCTATGATGAAATTATCAGAAATAATCTTACCAAAAATGATAAAGTTATAAGCAAATCcaagaaaaaatattacaaaactcAGCAGATGAAAAGAACGAGTTTAAAACTAAACCAGCATTCCCGAGACAAAGATAATCTCAGCTGTAATAGCTGAGTTTTGGAAATATTTATCATATGAACAGTATCCAAAGGAATGAACTCCAATTATTACTCCTACAGTTAATAGCAAAGGAATGAACTCTAAATAGAACTCCTACTAGTTAACAGCAGACCAGATAGAAATCCTACAGAATTGGCAGAGGAAGGTTAAAAGACGTGGGAGAGAATAATAGGGGATTCAATTTCTGTGGTAGttgggttttagagagaaaggAAGGTAACTGTTATTTATTCATGGGATTTGAAAGAGACACTCATTCTACactgttttcttcttctttcatgaGCCTACAATCTCACTAGCTCCAAGTTTCTGGGAGGAGTTATACTAAAACATGCTGCTTTCTATTCCTATTCTTCTTACTTTCTGTATAAACAAACATACCATTTTGATTCCTTCTCTTTGTCGCTAAAGAAAACTTCccatttttctttctatttgcCCCAACTTCCAAAGCTAGTTCTTATGAATGTCTTCCTAGGCTTATCAACTATCATTTCGTTAATTCTTGTAGAGTATGAAATCATATTACACTACTAAGCAAATAAAAATAAGCAGTTAAGCACCATAACCATTAATAGCAGATATGGGTTTTAACAGAGAACATATGCTGGATTTACATTCACAGACCTAATTTCTGACAGTTTACAACACAAATTTAAATGATAAAGAGAATAGGCTTGTctgtatcaaaaaaaaaaagaaaagagaatagGCTTGTCGAAGCATCTTCGCCACGCGGGTACGGGCATATCATAATCTAATTGGATAAACTTTCATGTGTGAAATAGAATTGAAGTTATACAGAACTTAAGAAGTAGTAAAAAGCGCTCAACCAAGAGATGATGACGCTGATTTGAGATATGTGGTAGATAGGGAATTTGGTTTGGATAACCAAGATTCATTATATACAATGAATGAAATTCCAATGAGAGTCGAGAGCCAACAGCTACAAGTTACGTGTACTTCTAACATATATAACAGTGACATTTAATATGAAACTTTTAAGAATTAATAATAGATAGATTCTCAAAGGAGGAAAACAACAAATATCCAACCACACCGGAGTCCATCAAGTAAATGCAGAAGGTAAAATTGAAGTAACACAAATATTGCAAGAGGAATACTAGCAACACAACTGACACACTTTTCGACACCTTATTTTATGGcctatctaatttttaaaaattcaccacattaaaaatagaaaaacctAATCAATTTTTACGATACAAGTGTGTTGACTATTTCAAATCTGGCCAATGATATATAgtagagtgtgttgctagcatttcTCACATGACAATTACATCACATTTGGAATTGGAATGTGGCACATTCCTTGTTATTTCAGTTCACTAATTTGGACATTTGAAATCAGTCAAAATAGGTCATCTATGTTATTGTTAAGTCAGGCAGTATGCATTCAACATGGAACCGGTACTGTTAGTGATGGAGGACAGCGAGTAAGTCATGTTTTCATGTAACGCGTGGTGATATGATCATAAGTTTATAGAAATCATTACTAAGGGTTCTATTACTAGTTCCAAATGATTTAAGGTAATTAACATGTTATCAAAACTCTATTAGAATACTATATCTACTATGAAATTTCAAAAAGATTATTTACTTACGAGGGAAGTTCTAATATGCCAATAAAAAGACATGCAGCTATAATATGGCACAACATATATTTCTACTTGAAACACCAAGATAAACCCTAAACCCAGATAAACCCTAGGCAAAAACAAGAAACACCAACATTATTAACCATAACGATACATAGGTTTTGGTTTTGACCTTGAGTTGACATCAGTCAAACTGATTCAAGGATGCGTCAAATGCAGTCACACTGAAGTATGAAAAAAGATTAATTAACATGGAAAAATTAAACTATAGAgtctatgtttggtatcatagTGGTATGTCACAATCACTGCAACTCACCGTGATTTTCCAAAAGCTACACTCGCAAAATCACGGGGATTCAAAACAATAAAGTTGAACTTGATTTGACCATTTAAAactgataaataaaattcacacCAAACATTAAACTCGAtctaaaaaatgacaaaaaaatcctTCTCCATTATCAAAACGTATACAAAAgcaaattcaattcaaatacACAAAAACCTAACAGAAAAACATGCACATATAACAAACAGTGAAAATCAATCTCACGTAGCAAAACTAAATAGCGTATAGAAAAAAATGAGTATAGTTTTGAAGAGAACCGTTCTTGGCCAGCAGTATCCCAGATCTGAGCTTTAACACTCTTATGTTGAATAACCAAAGTGCGAGTTTGAAACTCAACACCGATGGTGGCTTTAGAGTCCAAACTGAAGTCGTTTCTAGCAAAACGAGCTAGAATCTGAGATTTACCGACGGCGGAATCACCGATTAGAACTACTTTGAAGACATAGTCTATCTTCTGGTTTGCATCACCGTAACCTGAACTCGCCATTGAAAACACTGCTTTGGTtgcttctttctctttttcttgctttttgattgatttatttatatttttacgaTGGATGGTTGATTGATTAATTAGCgggttttgattttatttttatttttgaaagcTGAGCTTGCGGTGTTAATGTCAAAAAGATTTCTGACATGTTGCGGGGAATTATTGGTCGTGGGGGTCCCTAGAAGGTTGAAAATggaagaaatttttaaaaaaaattaaggattaGATCGATTCGTAAAACAGTAAAGAcgggacagaacagtacaggacaaaataagataatacaggacaggacaaacttgtaccggaaagatataggaagataatatttttatattcgaaaataaaatgagtattttcgtattttttatagttgtactgtggacaaaaagttgtcccgtggtttgGTGCGGgacaaaaaatattgtttttgttctgtcccttgttacctaatttgtccagtcccataaccaatttcaaatcaaacagagtacaacaaaagttgtcatGTCCAGTCCTctgttttttagcaaatcaaacgcaccctaaggcttaattagtcttttggtccttaaagatattttaggtttaacAATGGtctctaaaaaaaatgtctatattggtcccttaaagacacattcgtttttcaattggtcctttccgtcaattttttacaaaaaatattagttttagttgactgaattgttgatgtcattaagtgtaagtggtccaccaaaaaccttattaatttttaaaattttaaccatcggaattttttgttatatttgaagttaaaatttaacgaaaattaCCAATGTGACAAAcatatgtgtctttaagggacctatccgggtctttttttctttaagggatcaatctggatcttttttcttttaagggatcattgtgaaacctaaaatgtctttaagagaccaatagactaattaagccaaaaattaattactccctcttttttttctttctttcaatagctagaaaatactccctccgtcacaAAAATAGTGACCCGGATATGATATGCGACTCCCTCAAAATACTATGATTTTTCTACCAACTGAAACTCATGGGAATAATTAATTTCTCCCTctatttcataaaaatcattttttttatttcaaaatattatacgTAAATAAACTATGTCTTCTTTTTCCTTTGGTCGTTTTTATAAGTAACACTCTCTTAACACACTCAAATTATAGTTGTGCAAGTCGTCtcatttattttattccttACCGGTTAAGAGGTAGTATAGCTTTatgaaaaacaatttatttttttcaaaaaaataaatataaataaaatgtaaattgTCGGT
It contains:
- the LOC123906249 gene encoding ras-related protein Rab11A-like, which produces MASSGYGDANQKIDYVFKVVLIGDSAVGKSQILARFARNDFSLDSKATIGVEFQTRTLVIQHKSVKAQIWDTAGQERYRAVTSAYYRGAVGAMLVYDITKRPSFDHIPRWLEELRNHADKNIVIILIGNKSDLEDQRAVPTEDAKEFAEKEGLFFLETSALESTNVETAFMTVLTEIFNVVNKKNLAADENQGNGNSASLSGKKIIVPGPAQEIPAKSSMCCQ